The following DNA comes from Methanothrix sp..
GACATCATTTACCGCCTCGACTGTGCCCAACTTGGTCTTAAATCCCACATCCAGATGTTTTACCTCAAGAAGAGACAAGGCCGCTCACCTCACTCTCAGGATCAAGAACCTCCTGGAATCCATCTCCCAGGAGGCTGAATAGAACCACAGTCATAGTTATGGCCATCCCGGGAAAGATGGTCAAATAGGGGGCAGTCCTCATGAACTCCTTGCCCGCATTGAGCATCGATCCCCACTCAGGAATAGAGGGAGGAATCCCCAGGCCAAGAAAGCTCAGGGCAGCAGCAGAGAGGATGACATGCCCCATGTCCAGAGTGGCAAGCACAATCACTGGTGCCAGGGCATTGGGAAGGATGTGCTTGACCAGTATCCGCCTGTCGCTTGCCCCAATGACCCGGGCGGAGGAGACATAATCATTGCTCTTGACGGATAGAACCTGCCCCCTCATCAGCCGGGCATAGCTGGCCCAGTGAACCAGGGCCAGAGCCAGGATGAGGTTGAACACGCTGCTGCCCAGGGCTCCCACTATGGCCAGGGCGAAGATCATACTGGGAAAGGAGAGGAATAGGTCTATTACTCTGGATATCACCTCATCAGCCAGCCCGCCCATATAGCCGGCTGCTCCTCCCAAGGCTATTCCCATGAATAGGGCAAGGAGCACCACTGAAGTGGAGATGGTGAACGAGGTGGCTGCGCCATAAAGGAGCCTGCTCAGGACATCCCTGCCCAGGTGGTCTGTCCCCAGCAGGTGGGACGATGAAGGCGGCTGGAGGCTACTCTTGAGATCGATATCGTTGGGGTTATAAGGGGCGATTTGGGGCGCAAATAGGGCTATCACCGCAATAACAGCCAGCATAATGAGGCACATGGATACCATCCGGTTGGAGAATATCCTCTGATAAGACGACCATTTAGCCTGGCCTGAGGATATGAGACTCGCTCTATTGGCGCTGAAGAACATATCAACAAACTTCATAATCATGTATACCTGATCCTCGGATCCAGATAGGTGTAGGTGAGATCGACGAGGAGATTGATGGTCACAAATACTCCCACAATGGCGAGAACGCAGCCCTGAACCAGGGGTATGTCCCTTGCTGAAATGGCATCCACAAGAAGGCTTCCCACCCCGGGCCAGGCGAATATGCTCTCAATGACCACCGCTCCCCCCAGCATATGGCCGAAGCTCATCCCCAGAACGGTGATGGCAGGGAGGAGGGCATTTCTCAGAGCATGCCTGAGGATCACATTTTGCGAGGACAGACCCTTGGATATGGCATAGGTGATATACGGCTGGCTCATAACCTCCAGCATTCCTGTGCGCATCATGCGAACGGTCACAGCCAGGGCATGGGCGGATAGGGCTACCGCCGGCAGGACGAGGTACCTGGCTCCCCCATATCCGGCCACAGGAAAGAGCTTCAGATTGACGGATAAGACCAAGATCAGGAGAAGTGCCAGCCAGAATCCGGGCATGGATACGCCAAGGAGGGTCACTATCCTCAGGATATAGTCAGTGAGCCTGTTCTTCCTCATGGCACAGTATATCCCCAGGGGTATCCCGAAGATGATGGCTATGGACATGGCAGCAGAGGCCAGCATGATGGTGGCGGGCATGCGGAGAAGGAGGAGGTATGAGACGGGCTTTTTCTGGATGTATGAGCTTCCAAGATCTCCCTCCAGGGCACTGGATAACCAGCGGCCGAACTGAATATAAAGAGGATCATGCAGGTTGTACCGGCTGGAGATCTCTGCTATCTGTTCATCTGTGGGGATCTCCTCCATCTCCAGGATGGTGTGCTTGAGTATCAGCTCGGCAGTGCCTCCGGGTATGATGTTCATGAGAAAGAAGGTGAGAGCGCAGACAGCCAGGACTGTCAGCCCCATGAAGGCCAGCCTCTTGGCCAGATAGCGGAGCATTAGAGACATCAAGCCTCTAACATTATAGGGGTCCGATCGTCATCAATCATGTATGATTCTCCCGGGTGGGATATCGCCCACGCAGATCATAGGGTGATGATATTATTCAATAATAAATCTTTCGTTAGTAATAACACAAAATTTTATAATCTTTTAATAGAGTGATCCAAAGGACGAAGGGATGGGATCGGAATCAGATATGAGCCAAGAAAATGAGGAAAAGGGGCCCCTGAGCTCCGAAGCTGCCGGAAGCTCAATGCACCCATTCCTGAGAGATCTTCTGTTTCACCGCTCGATGTACATATCCGGGCTGAGCTTGTAGTCATGGGCAGTGGGATCGTACTCATAGCCCAACACATAATCCCGGCTGGCGACAATCACTCCATAGTAGGCCACAGTCAGAACAGGAATCTCGTCCTGGATAATGGATTGGATCTCATTCATTATCTCCAGCCGTTCCTGCTCGTCGGCGGTCCTGGATGCCTGATCCAGTAGATCATCGACCTTGGGGTTGGAGTACCCTGGATAGTTGTAGCCTCCTTCGGTCTCGTAGGTCAAGCCCAGGTAATAGGAGGGGTCGGGCACCATTGCAGTGTTAATTGCCTGCAGATAGATATCCCAGTCGCCGGTCTTCCTTCTCTCATTAATTACACCTGACTCTGTGATCTCGACGTTTACCTTAATGCCGATCTCCTTCAACTGACCGGTGATGGCCTCAGCCATGGGCGGTAGCCCGGGACGGTTGGGATAGGTAAGAAGGCCGATCTCCAGGGGCTCTCCATCTTTGTCCAAAATTCCATCAGAATCGCTGTCCATCCAGCCAGCCTCCGCCAACAGCTCTTTGGCCCTGTCCAGATCATGCTCGTACGCTGCCAGATCCTTATTCGCCCAGATGAACTCGGGCATGAAGGGGCCTATCGCCGGCCTGCCGATGCCAAAGAGGACATACTTGACTATGGAGTCGGTGTCGATTCCATAGGCGATGGCCTTTCTCACCCGGACATCATCCAGAGGAGCATCCTGAGTATTGAAGTCCATCACATAGATCCTGGGGTTCTGGTACTTCTTCACATTGATCCCGCTCTCATCTCCAATTCTGTCCGCTTCACTATAGGGGACATCAACTGTGAAATCCACATCTCCGTTCTCCAGGGCCAAGGCTCTGGTGTTGGGATCGATGATGGGAACGATCTTGAGACCGGAGAGCTTGACCTCTCCGCCCCACCATTTGCTGTTTCGGACCAGGTTCAGGACATGGGTCTTGGGATCGAAGCTCTCCAGCATGAACGGACCGGTGCCGATGGGCGAGACAAATTCACCCTTATCGTCCAGGGACCTCGGGCTGAAGATGACTATGCTGCTGTAGTGGAGGACAGCAGGGAGGATGGGATTGAGCTCATTTGTATGGATGAGAAGGGTCCGGTCATCGACAACCTCAATTGATTCCAGGTCCATGAGGTCAGCAGCCTTTGAGTCGAGCTCGTTCGCCCTTTCCAAGGAGAACTTGACCTCATTGGCGGTCATCTTTGATCCGTCATGAAAGAGCACATCATCCCTCAGCTTGATCTCCCATGTCCTGTCGTCGATCTGGGTCCAGGACTCTGCTAGCTCCGGCTTGAGGGACATATCGGAGTTCACGCCCACCAGGCTCTCAGTGATCAGGGCTTTCTCGGTGAGGGCTGAGCCGCTCTGGACAGGATCCATGGATTTGATGTCAAACAGCTCTCCAACAATCAGTACATCATCAGGTCCTGCCCCAGCAGCCAGCGCTACTGCAGGGAGCAGGCATAGGGCAATCAGAATTGTCTTCGCCCACTTGCCCAATTGAGATTTTTCTCTCATCTTAATACATCCATTTAGCTTTTATATGAAATGCAGCGTTTTCAGTAACAATATTTAAGATTATTCTATATGATAAGGAGCAAAAGAGATGAATATAAATATAGATTATAATAAAATATATGAAAAACTTTATTAGGTGATATTAAACTTCGCAGACGGCTGCCATCTTCCACTGGTAATGCCTCGGCAGAGCAATCGAGGTTAAAAAAAGGAGGCTCGAATCGACCGAATCGTCCCCGAGCCCCGAATTAGATATCGATATCTATTTTTCCAGATACATCTCCGGGTTGAGCTTGTAGTCGTGGGCGGTGGGATCGAACTGGTAGCCTTTCACATAATCCTTCTTGGCCACTGCCACGCCATAGTAAGCAACATTTATGATGGGAAGTTCGTCATGCACAATGCTTTGCACCTCATTTAGCATTGAAAGCCTCTCTTCTGGATCCTGAGACTCTGATGCCCCT
Coding sequences within:
- the nikC gene encoding nickel transporter permease, whose amino-acid sequence is MKFVDMFFSANRASLISSGQAKWSSYQRIFSNRMVSMCLIMLAVIAVIALFAPQIAPYNPNDIDLKSSLQPPSSSHLLGTDHLGRDVLSRLLYGAATSFTISTSVVLLALFMGIALGGAAGYMGGLADEVISRVIDLFLSFPSMIFALAIVGALGSSVFNLILALALVHWASYARLMRGQVLSVKSNDYVSSARVIGASDRRILVKHILPNALAPVIVLATLDMGHVILSAAALSFLGLGIPPSIPEWGSMLNAGKEFMRTAPYLTIFPGMAITMTVVLFSLLGDGFQEVLDPESEVSGLVSS
- a CDS encoding ABC transporter permease, whose translation is MSLMLRYLAKRLAFMGLTVLAVCALTFFLMNIIPGGTAELILKHTILEMEEIPTDEQIAEISSRYNLHDPLYIQFGRWLSSALEGDLGSSYIQKKPVSYLLLLRMPATIMLASAAMSIAIIFGIPLGIYCAMRKNRLTDYILRIVTLLGVSMPGFWLALLLILVLSVNLKLFPVAGYGGARYLVLPAVALSAHALAVTVRMMRTGMLEVMSQPYITYAISKGLSSQNVILRHALRNALLPAITVLGMSFGHMLGGAVVIESIFAWPGVGSLLVDAISARDIPLVQGCVLAIVGVFVTINLLVDLTYTYLDPRIRYT
- a CDS encoding ABC transporter substrate-binding protein — encoded protein: MREKSQLGKWAKTILIALCLLPAVALAAGAGPDDVLIVGELFDIKSMDPVQSGSALTEKALITESLVGVNSDMSLKPELAESWTQIDDRTWEIKLRDDVLFHDGSKMTANEVKFSLERANELDSKAADLMDLESIEVVDDRTLLIHTNELNPILPAVLHYSSIVIFSPRSLDDKGEFVSPIGTGPFMLESFDPKTHVLNLVRNSKWWGGEVKLSGLKIVPIIDPNTRALALENGDVDFTVDVPYSEADRIGDESGINVKKYQNPRIYVMDFNTQDAPLDDVRVRKAIAYGIDTDSIVKYVLFGIGRPAIGPFMPEFIWANKDLAAYEHDLDRAKELLAEAGWMDSDSDGILDKDGEPLEIGLLTYPNRPGLPPMAEAITGQLKEIGIKVNVEITESGVINERRKTGDWDIYLQAINTAMVPDPSYYLGLTYETEGGYNYPGYSNPKVDDLLDQASRTADEQERLEIMNEIQSIIQDEIPVLTVAYYGVIVASRDYVLGYEYDPTAHDYKLSPDMYIER